One Deltaproteobacteria bacterium genomic region harbors:
- a CDS encoding 23S rRNA (pseudouridine(1915)-N(3))-methyltransferase RlmH, whose translation MQFLFVGGDKEKWLQEFETEYVKKLSRFYRTEVVRMKPSKDDRANADVKRKVESKLYLDKFKPTDFVVVLDERGDQLTSIQFSKKLERWLATGRSRIVFCIGGAFGFDEEVRGRADAMLTLSAFVLNHHLAQAVIFEQVYRAISIQKNLPYHNEG comes from the coding sequence CTGCAATTTCTTTTTGTCGGTGGCGACAAAGAAAAATGGCTACAGGAGTTCGAGACGGAGTACGTAAAAAAACTCTCTCGGTTTTATCGCACTGAAGTAGTGCGAATGAAACCGTCGAAAGACGATCGCGCGAACGCTGATGTGAAGCGGAAAGTAGAATCCAAGCTTTATCTGGATAAATTCAAGCCCACAGATTTCGTCGTTGTCCTGGACGAGCGTGGAGATCAGCTGACGTCGATTCAATTTTCTAAAAAGCTAGAGCGATGGCTAGCGACAGGACGCAGTCGAATTGTCTTTTGTATTGGTGGCGCGTTCGGTTTTGACGAAGAAGTTCGAGGCCGGGCCGATGCCATGTTGACGCTATCGGCCTTTGTGCTCAATCACCACCTGGCTCAGGCGGTAATTTTCGAGCAAGTTTA
- the nadD gene encoding nicotinate (nicotinamide) nucleotide adenylyltransferase has product MSDFTRIGIFGGTFDPLHVGHLSCVRTVRSRLNLEKVFVVPAAQNPRKPRTEGPRDEDRLEMCRIGFASDAEYVVVDDRELKRGGLSYTSTTLESFAKEFDPAGMHLIIGMDQFEELDRWHRIDRILELANVVVISRVGHSLPTSLLDFPEGLRPYISDFEKGFGQLTTGRHIEFIRMPDADVAATEVRKRLRTGRSVEKYMSIEVEEYIKSKNLYGPIGARVGDYEQFTRFCAEALFSKKGLNVKGFDLRPTTAPTEFALIASGTSTRHTAALAEAVQAAVKEEFNIFPQSVEGAAEGRWVLLDYGSLIVHIFYDFVRQEYRLEELWRNSKDLAIKDPLAP; this is encoded by the coding sequence GTGAGTGATTTTACCCGAATTGGAATTTTTGGCGGCACCTTTGACCCGCTCCACGTCGGCCACTTGAGCTGCGTTCGCACAGTGCGTTCGCGCCTGAATCTTGAGAAAGTCTTTGTTGTACCTGCGGCGCAAAATCCGCGCAAGCCGCGCACAGAAGGCCCGCGCGACGAAGATCGTCTGGAAATGTGTCGCATTGGTTTTGCGTCTGACGCGGAATATGTCGTTGTTGATGATCGCGAGCTTAAGCGCGGCGGTTTGTCCTACACCTCGACGACTCTTGAATCCTTCGCAAAAGAATTTGATCCCGCTGGAATGCATTTGATTATCGGTATGGATCAGTTCGAAGAGCTTGATCGCTGGCATCGGATCGACAGAATTCTAGAGCTAGCGAACGTCGTTGTAATTTCACGGGTAGGCCACAGCCTGCCGACCTCTCTTTTGGACTTTCCAGAGGGGCTTCGCCCTTATATCTCGGACTTTGAAAAAGGGTTTGGGCAACTCACAACTGGACGCCATATCGAATTTATCCGAATGCCAGATGCAGACGTTGCGGCAACCGAAGTTCGAAAACGGCTTCGAACAGGTCGGTCTGTTGAGAAGTACATGTCCATTGAGGTGGAAGAGTACATCAAGTCGAAAAATCTGTACGGGCCGATCGGCGCGCGCGTTGGTGATTACGAGCAGTTCACTCGGTTTTGCGCAGAGGCGCTGTTTTCGAAAAAGGGTCTCAACGTTAAAGGCTTTGATCTTCGTCCAACGACGGCGCCAACAGAATTTGCCTTGATCGCATCTGGAACGAGCACTCGTCACACAGCAGCCCTAGCAGAGGCAGTTCAGGCGGCAGTGAAGGAAGAATTCAACATTTTCCCGCAAAGTGTAGAGGGCGCAGCGGAGGGCCGCTGGGTGCTACTCGATTATGGCTCATTGATTGTTCATATCTTCTACGACTTTGTGCGCCAGGAATATCGCCTTGAAGAACTTTGGAGAAATTCGAAAGATCTCGCCATCAAGGATCCATTGGCGCCGTGA
- the obgE gene encoding GTPase ObgE encodes MKFVDEVTISVSSGHGGPGVVSFRRESHDPRGGPDGGDGGRGGHVYFRVTRQMNTLLDFRYKRKFHARDGDPGQGRNMTGHDGEDLYLRVPPGTVVRDAETGEILLDLETEGDTVFLQGGRGGKGNWFFRTSVNQAPDVAQPGEDGQSKSVTLELKLIADVGLVGYPNAGKSTLISVISAAKPKIADYPFTTLSPNLGVVKANDEQTFVIADIPGLVPGAHKGVGLGIQFLRHIERTGLFIHLVDASGAGGRDPYQDYLDIKNELEQYDIAKKDDPDYRPLATRDQLVVLNKIDAVRLEDLEELQGRFRRAGVETMAISAAARKGLKELTIEIGKRVLK; translated from the coding sequence TTGAAGTTTGTTGATGAAGTCACTATCTCAGTCAGCTCGGGCCACGGCGGTCCCGGAGTTGTCAGCTTTCGTCGGGAGTCCCATGATCCCCGCGGCGGGCCCGATGGCGGCGACGGAGGTCGTGGCGGTCATGTATACTTTCGTGTGACGAGACAAATGAACACCCTGCTTGATTTCCGATACAAAAGAAAGTTTCACGCGCGAGACGGAGACCCTGGACAAGGCCGAAACATGACGGGGCATGATGGCGAAGATCTCTATCTTCGCGTCCCTCCCGGAACTGTCGTTCGCGATGCCGAGACTGGTGAAATCCTTTTAGATCTCGAAACTGAAGGCGACACCGTCTTCTTGCAAGGCGGTCGGGGCGGAAAAGGAAATTGGTTTTTCCGAACGAGCGTCAACCAAGCGCCTGATGTTGCGCAGCCAGGTGAAGACGGCCAATCAAAGTCTGTAACATTGGAACTGAAGCTGATCGCGGATGTCGGCTTAGTGGGATACCCGAATGCAGGTAAATCGACTTTGATCTCGGTGATCTCTGCAGCCAAACCAAAGATTGCGGATTATCCGTTTACGACGCTGTCTCCGAACTTGGGCGTGGTGAAAGCCAATGATGAACAAACGTTCGTCATCGCCGATATTCCGGGATTGGTTCCCGGCGCGCACAAAGGTGTCGGCCTTGGTATTCAATTTTTACGGCACATCGAACGCACGGGACTGTTTATTCACTTGGTAGATGCCAGCGGTGCCGGCGGACGCGACCCCTATCAAGATTACCTCGATATCAAAAATGAACTCGAGCAGTATGACATCGCGAAAAAAGATGATCCCGATTACCGTCCGTTGGCAACTCGCGATCAGCTTGTGGTCCTCAACAAAATTGATGCCGTTCGCCTAGAAGATCTGGAAGAACTTCAAGGACGATTTCGTCGGGCCGGGGTTGAAACGATGGCGATTTCAGCAGCCGCGCGAAAAGGTTTAAAAGAATTAACGATTGAAATTGGAAAGAGAGTTTTAAAGTGA
- the rpmA gene encoding 50S ribosomal protein L27: MASKKAAGSTRNGRDSAGQRLGVKAFGGEKVQPGVIIVRQRGTKFHLGKGVRMGRDFTIYSVTTGEVKFERIDKNRMKVSVYPVAATAQKSA, from the coding sequence ATGGCAAGTAAGAAGGCAGCAGGTAGTACGCGGAACGGTCGAGACAGCGCAGGGCAACGCCTTGGCGTTAAAGCATTCGGCGGAGAAAAAGTTCAACCAGGTGTGATCATCGTTCGTCAGCGTGGAACTAAGTTCCACCTCGGAAAAGGTGTTCGCATGGGCCGCGATTTCACAATCTATTCAGTCACAACTGGCGAAGTGAAATTCGAACGCATCGATAAAAATCGCATGAAAGTCAGCGTATATCCGGTTGCAGCGACAGCGCAGAAATCAGCTTAA
- the rplU gene encoding 50S ribosomal protein L21 — MFAIIRTGGKQYRVQAGDVVRVQKLEKNPGETFDLTDVLMVGGDKAFIGSPLVKDAKVTVTVVRQGRDAKITVFKKKRRQGYRRTHGHRQDFTELFVAAITSPEGQTMKAEKKPQVVDPAKKAARELAYAESLKASGKKAVVEAKKKKAAVKVATKTKKAAAPKKAAAKKTKAKAGAKKAAKKPAKKASKK; from the coding sequence ATGTTCGCCATTATTCGTACCGGCGGTAAGCAATATCGAGTTCAAGCCGGCGACGTCGTTCGCGTTCAGAAGCTCGAAAAAAATCCAGGCGAAACATTCGACCTCACCGACGTTCTCATGGTCGGCGGCGACAAAGCATTTATCGGTTCGCCCCTTGTTAAAGACGCGAAAGTGACGGTCACTGTTGTTCGTCAAGGTCGCGATGCGAAGATCACTGTCTTCAAGAAGAAGCGTCGTCAAGGCTATCGCCGTACCCACGGTCACCGCCAAGACTTCACAGAGCTCTTCGTTGCAGCGATCACTTCGCCAGAAGGTCAAACGATGAAGGCTGAAAAGAAGCCACAAGTTGTCGACCCAGCGAAAAAAGCGGCACGCGAATTGGCTTACGCTGAATCGTTAAAAGCATCGGGCAAGAAAGCCGTTGTCGAAGCGAAGAAGAAAAAAGCTGCGGTGAAAGTCGCTACAAAAACGAAGAAAGCTGCCGCTCCTAAGAAAGCTGCTGCGAAGAAAACGAAGGCGAAAGCCGGAGCTAAGAAGGCTGCGAAAAAACCAGCCAAAAAAGCTTCGAAGAAATAA
- a CDS encoding Rne/Rng family ribonuclease, whose translation MATEILINVRPSETRVAYIENGVLNDLKIEQKTSPTLVGSVHRGKVLRVLPGMQAAFVDIGLDRAAFLYVGDVRPNLDGEGTDLLDGDERDDSSDNGDALSAGSAANSAASAAASLDAADRPKIQELLTEGQWILVQVAKDPLGTKGARITTHISLPGRHVVYLPTLNHRGVSRRIEDPGERDRLRELVDVIDPKGGVIVRTAGEGATEGSLRADLDYLNRLWQDVQRAYEKRNKPGLVHAEPDVELRALRDSLTEDVDRVVTDDEETHKKILAFLAQFMPRFKNKVSLYKESRPLFDQYEIDIEISRSLERKIWLKSGGYIVIDEAEALVVIDVNTGRYVGKRDLEDTILKTNLEAVREIAHQLRIRNAGGIIIIDFIDMEREAHREKVLESLREELARDRAKTTVVAMSNLGLVEMTRKRIRPSLVKTLCEPCSHCDGKAYVKTKSTVAREIFRDLEREASSSQAESVLVVHCHAEIGDYIYAEETEALDDVERRIGQSVVFKLEPGFHREQYEISRSGPQASKDLK comes from the coding sequence ATGGCGACAGAAATCTTGATCAACGTCCGGCCCAGCGAAACCCGGGTCGCCTATATTGAAAATGGCGTCTTGAATGACCTTAAAATTGAACAGAAGACCTCCCCGACATTGGTCGGGTCCGTTCATCGCGGCAAGGTCTTGCGCGTTTTGCCGGGTATGCAGGCTGCGTTTGTAGACATCGGTCTCGATCGCGCGGCTTTTTTGTACGTCGGCGACGTGCGACCAAACTTGGATGGCGAGGGCACTGATCTTTTGGACGGTGACGAGAGAGATGACTCTTCTGATAACGGCGACGCCTTGTCGGCGGGATCTGCTGCAAATTCCGCTGCGAGTGCTGCCGCAAGTCTTGATGCTGCTGACCGGCCTAAAATCCAAGAGCTACTAACAGAGGGTCAGTGGATTTTAGTGCAGGTGGCGAAGGATCCCTTGGGTACAAAGGGCGCACGCATCACGACGCATATTTCGCTTCCAGGTAGGCACGTAGTTTATCTTCCGACGCTCAATCACCGCGGGGTTTCTCGCCGAATTGAGGATCCGGGCGAGCGCGATCGTCTGCGAGAACTCGTCGATGTGATCGATCCGAAAGGAGGAGTCATCGTGCGCACGGCGGGCGAAGGAGCCACTGAAGGAAGCCTGCGCGCCGATTTGGATTACCTCAATCGACTGTGGCAAGACGTTCAACGCGCCTATGAAAAGCGAAACAAACCAGGCCTCGTTCACGCCGAGCCAGACGTCGAGCTTCGCGCACTTCGCGACAGTCTGACGGAAGATGTCGACCGAGTTGTGACTGATGATGAGGAAACTCATAAAAAAATTCTCGCGTTCCTCGCGCAATTTATGCCTCGCTTTAAAAACAAAGTTTCCCTATACAAGGAAAGCCGGCCGCTTTTTGACCAGTACGAAATTGATATCGAGATCTCACGTTCGTTGGAAAGAAAGATCTGGCTCAAGTCTGGCGGCTATATCGTCATTGACGAGGCGGAAGCGTTGGTTGTGATTGACGTGAATACGGGTCGTTATGTCGGGAAGCGCGATCTCGAAGACACGATCCTGAAAACCAATCTCGAGGCGGTCCGAGAAATCGCTCACCAGCTTCGCATTCGAAACGCCGGTGGAATTATCATTATCGACTTCATCGACATGGAGCGTGAAGCTCACCGCGAAAAAGTACTCGAATCACTTCGCGAAGAACTCGCGCGCGACCGTGCAAAAACAACGGTCGTAGCAATGTCCAATCTTGGGCTTGTGGAAATGACTCGTAAGCGGATCCGCCCGAGCTTGGTTAAGACTCTTTGCGAGCCCTGCAGTCACTGCGACGGAAAAGCCTATGTGAAGACGAAATCGACCGTGGCTCGAGAAATTTTTCGAGATCTCGAGCGCGAGGCCTCGTCGAGTCAGGCGGAGTCCGTTTTGGTCGTCCATTGCCACGCGGAAATCGGCGATTACATTTACGCAGAAGAGACCGAAGCGCTCGATGACGTGGAAAGACGCATCGGGCAGAGCGTAGTATTTAAGCTAGAGCCGGGGTTTCACCGTGAACAATATGAAATTTCACGGTCCGGCCCCCAGGCGTCTAAGGATCTGAAATAA
- a CDS encoding type IV pilus twitching motility protein PilT has translation MAKIDELFKLMVQKDASDLHLVAGSPPYMRISGEMEKLDMPTVTAQDAQDLIFEICNDKQKKEFITNWELDFAYTNEPIGRFRVNVFMQRKGIGVVCRVIPTKIKTAEQLGLPNSLLEMINCHKGLICVTGPTGSGKSTTLAALIHHINANQQSHILTIEDPIEFVHPSLKSLVNQREVHNHSKSFANALKAALREDPDVILVGEMRDLETISLAISAAETGHLVFGTLHTNNAHKTVDRIIDVFPGDRQSQIRVQLSESLRGVISQSLLPKVGGGRVAVQEVMFCNKAIANLIREGKTFQIPSTMQTGKNQGMVTYDSAVEALINRGLLAKDVGMEFLGKSTTATGGEEKGHGGGQSAVLGGSAASTPTPPPSGITMQPAQTGPAAALGNLASRFKKSS, from the coding sequence ATGGCAAAGATCGATGAGCTTTTCAAATTGATGGTTCAAAAAGACGCGTCCGACCTTCACTTAGTTGCAGGATCGCCACCATACATGCGGATCAGCGGAGAAATGGAAAAGCTGGATATGCCGACTGTGACTGCGCAAGACGCCCAAGACTTAATTTTCGAGATTTGTAACGACAAGCAGAAAAAAGAATTCATCACCAACTGGGAACTCGATTTCGCCTACACCAACGAACCCATTGGCCGCTTTCGGGTCAACGTGTTCATGCAACGAAAAGGGATCGGCGTCGTCTGTCGTGTGATCCCAACTAAAATCAAAACCGCGGAACAGCTTGGATTGCCAAATAGCCTTCTAGAAATGATCAACTGCCACAAAGGTTTGATTTGCGTCACAGGCCCCACGGGCTCTGGAAAATCGACGACCCTGGCGGCGCTTATCCACCACATCAACGCCAACCAACAGTCACACATTCTGACGATCGAAGATCCAATCGAATTCGTGCACCCAAGCTTGAAGTCCCTCGTCAACCAACGCGAAGTTCACAATCACTCGAAATCTTTTGCGAACGCGCTGAAAGCCGCGCTTCGTGAAGATCCAGATGTGATTCTGGTTGGTGAGATGCGAGATCTCGAGACGATCTCACTTGCGATTTCGGCGGCCGAAACAGGCCACTTGGTTTTTGGAACCCTACACACGAACAACGCGCACAAAACAGTTGATCGTATCATTGACGTTTTCCCCGGCGACCGTCAGTCGCAGATTCGTGTTCAGTTATCGGAATCGTTGCGCGGAGTAATTTCGCAGTCGCTGCTGCCAAAAGTGGGCGGCGGACGCGTTGCCGTACAAGAAGTGATGTTCTGCAACAAAGCGATCGCCAATCTCATTCGCGAAGGAAAAACATTTCAGATCCCTTCGACTATGCAGACCGGGAAAAATCAAGGGATGGTCACCTACGACTCGGCCGTTGAGGCTCTTATCAATCGCGGTCTTCTTGCGAAAGATGTCGGTATGGAATTCTTAGGTAAGAGCACGACCGCCACAGGTGGGGAGGAAAAAGGGCACGGAGGCGGCCAGTCCGCTGTCCTTGGTGGATCCGCCGCCAGCACGCCTACGCCACCACCATCTGGCATCACGATGCAGCCAGCGCAAACCGGACCCGCTGCGGCGCTCGGCAATCTGGCGAGTCGATTTAAAAAGTCGAGCTAG
- a CDS encoding acylphosphatase, whose protein sequence is MSLRHYLVSGRVQGVGFRRFVEKQAQEYDVSGIVRNLEDGRVEFFAQGSEKSLDEFERAVRRGPMLSAVREVKSTDLASKDGLNTDWKTGLFTIALDGEKPWLD, encoded by the coding sequence ATGAGCTTGCGTCACTATCTTGTATCAGGTCGTGTTCAAGGGGTCGGATTTCGGCGATTTGTCGAAAAGCAGGCCCAGGAATACGATGTCAGTGGAATTGTTCGAAATCTGGAAGACGGACGCGTCGAATTTTTCGCGCAGGGGTCAGAAAAAAGCCTGGATGAATTCGAGCGCGCTGTGCGCCGCGGGCCAATGCTTTCGGCGGTTCGCGAAGTCAAATCAACGGATCTTGCATCCAAAGACGGTTTGAATACAGACTGGAAAACGGGGTTGTTTACGATTGCTCTCGATGGCGAGAAGCCTTGGCTTGATTAA
- the deoC gene encoding deoxyribose-phosphate aldolase, translating to MRQTPPPSPAPPKTPSELAQFIDHTLLRADATEAMIQILCKEAMTHGFYAVCVNSGHVGYAKQVLSKLQDSSSDIVKNRDVRVAAVVGFPLGACTTTTKVFETIEAIRIGASEIDMVLRVDLVKTGEFGRVRDDIRAVVGAATKAHQSAVVKVILETGLLTLEEIARSSRAADEAGAHFIKTCTGFSTAGLPAGGATIEHVALMRESAGDHVKIKASGGIRNFEMARGLILAGADRLGTSSGVSLVGSTDTQTNGGSGY from the coding sequence ATGCGCCAAACGCCCCCGCCGTCGCCGGCACCACCTAAGACGCCAAGCGAACTGGCACAGTTCATTGATCATACGCTGCTGCGCGCCGACGCGACCGAGGCGATGATACAGATTCTGTGCAAGGAAGCAATGACGCATGGATTTTACGCTGTTTGTGTGAATTCCGGCCATGTCGGTTACGCAAAACAAGTCTTATCAAAGCTACAAGATTCTAGCTCAGACATAGTGAAAAACCGCGACGTAAGGGTCGCAGCCGTGGTGGGTTTTCCACTGGGTGCGTGCACCACAACGACAAAGGTTTTTGAGACAATCGAGGCCATCAGGATCGGCGCATCCGAAATCGACATGGTCCTTCGCGTGGACCTCGTCAAGACCGGCGAATTTGGTCGTGTGCGCGACGATATTCGCGCTGTGGTCGGTGCGGCCACTAAAGCGCATCAATCTGCCGTCGTGAAAGTCATCCTCGAAACAGGCCTGTTAACGCTGGAAGAGATCGCAAGATCTTCACGGGCCGCCGACGAAGCCGGGGCTCACTTTATCAAGACATGCACAGGGTTTTCCACAGCAGGCCTACCGGCCGGCGGAGCGACTATAGAACACGTCGCGCTAATGCGCGAAAGTGCCGGAGATCACGTCAAAATCAAGGCGAGCGGCGGAATCCGAAACTTCGAAATGGCGCGCGGTTTAATACTCGCTGGTGCTGATCGTTTAGGCACAAGCTCAGGTGTTTCTTTGGTCGGCAGCACCGACACTCAAACCAATGGCGGATCGGGGTACTGA
- a CDS encoding thymidine phosphorylase, translated as MAQFLAPEIIKRKRDGLELSTEEIRFMVDGFVSGKVPDYQMSAWLMAVLFKGMTDAETWTLTNIMMRSGRVLDFSNLGIAVDKHSTGGVGDKTSLILAPIAAAAGIPVPMIAGRGLGHTGGTIDKLETIPGFSCEITIDKFERQVKDLGLALIGQTNEICPADKRIYGLRDVTATVESLPLICASIMSKKMAEGIQGLVLDVKWGSGAFMKTRARAEELANRLCSIGTAGGKHVVALVTDMNQPLGRFIGNSVEVEECVAILRREGLRGRSLHELQDCEELSIELAGVMIWLGGKAPTPEAGVAEARKILDSGAAFEKFEKLIAAQGGDLSELPRAEVICEVFAKKTGIVSSIDTEQVGYAALMLGAGRRSAGDKIDPVAGIESLVRLGESVQEGQPLYRIYGGKRGTNNNQSATMADAGLRLLEATVLDNSLQSFKSGDLIASRIGFGAKGPTREQYR; from the coding sequence ATGGCGCAGTTTTTGGCTCCTGAAATCATCAAGCGCAAACGCGATGGACTTGAACTCTCCACCGAAGAAATTCGCTTCATGGTGGACGGATTTGTCAGCGGCAAAGTGCCCGATTACCAAATGTCGGCGTGGCTCATGGCGGTCTTGTTCAAAGGGATGACAGACGCCGAAACTTGGACGCTCACTAACATCATGATGCGATCGGGCCGCGTGCTGGATTTTTCAAATTTAGGAATCGCTGTCGACAAACATTCAACTGGGGGAGTTGGCGACAAAACAAGTTTAATCTTAGCGCCCATCGCGGCGGCGGCTGGAATTCCTGTGCCCATGATCGCAGGTCGCGGCCTCGGCCACACGGGCGGCACGATCGATAAATTAGAAACCATCCCAGGCTTTAGCTGCGAAATCACGATCGATAAATTCGAACGCCAGGTAAAAGATTTGGGCCTCGCGTTGATAGGACAGACGAATGAAATTTGTCCCGCCGACAAACGCATTTACGGACTGCGAGATGTCACAGCTACGGTTGAATCATTGCCTTTAATATGCGCCAGCATCATGTCGAAGAAAATGGCCGAAGGTATTCAAGGTTTGGTCCTCGATGTGAAGTGGGGCTCGGGCGCGTTTATGAAAACGCGCGCGCGCGCCGAGGAACTCGCAAATCGGCTTTGTTCGATCGGAACGGCCGGCGGTAAGCACGTGGTGGCTCTGGTCACTGATATGAACCAACCGCTGGGTCGCTTCATTGGAAACTCCGTGGAAGTCGAAGAATGTGTCGCGATTTTAAGACGCGAAGGATTGCGCGGACGAAGTCTACACGAGCTTCAAGATTGCGAAGAGTTAAGTATTGAACTTGCGGGTGTGATGATTTGGTTAGGCGGTAAGGCGCCAACACCCGAGGCCGGTGTCGCGGAGGCTAGAAAAATTTTAGATTCTGGGGCCGCCTTCGAGAAATTCGAAAAGTTGATTGCAGCGCAAGGTGGCGATCTCTCCGAACTGCCGCGCGCGGAAGTGATTTGTGAAGTATTCGCTAAGAAAACGGGAATCGTTTCATCTATCGACACAGAGCAGGTCGGCTATGCTGCGTTGATGCTGGGCGCAGGACGACGTTCCGCTGGCGATAAAATCGACCCTGTTGCGGGCATTGAATCTTTGGTTCGCCTAGGGGAATCCGTGCAAGAAGGTCAGCCTCTTTACCGCATATATGGCGGAAAACGAGGGACGAATAACAATCAAAGTGCGACGATGGCCGACGCGGGCCTTCGTTTGCTGGAAGCAACCGTGTTGGATAATTCCTTGCAAAGTTTCAAATCGGGCGATTTGATCGCTAGTAGAATTGGGTTTGGGGCAAAGGGGCCAACGCGTGAGCAATATCGTTGA
- a CDS encoding purine-nucleoside phosphorylase, which translates to MVESLEASVAYVRSVCPPTKLKPRVAVVLGSGLGSFVNNVEVEAAIPYTDIPGFIPPSVDGHKGRLILGHVKGVPTAVLQGRIHFYEGHSMTTVAHPVRTAALLGCEIVMLTNSAGGLDPSMRPGDFMVIDDHINLMGDNPLKGPNIEEFGPRFPDMTEAYDRKLSGKMDEILKKMETKFYRGVYCGVSGPTYETPAEVRYLQQLGGKAVGMSTVPETIAANHLGLRVCALSCITNLAAGLSQNKLSHEEVTETARAVESKFGQFLVEFISSLED; encoded by the coding sequence ATCGTTGAAAGTCTAGAAGCATCTGTCGCGTACGTTCGGTCCGTCTGCCCACCGACAAAACTCAAGCCTCGAGTTGCAGTCGTACTAGGTTCCGGACTCGGTTCTTTTGTGAACAATGTCGAAGTTGAAGCCGCGATCCCCTACACCGATATTCCCGGATTTATTCCGCCCTCGGTCGACGGTCACAAGGGTCGTTTGATTCTGGGCCATGTCAAAGGTGTGCCGACCGCCGTGCTGCAAGGTCGAATCCATTTCTACGAAGGTCACTCGATGACAACTGTCGCGCACCCTGTGCGAACGGCCGCTCTGCTCGGTTGTGAAATCGTAATGCTGACAAATTCTGCCGGCGGTCTTGACCCGTCGATGCGTCCTGGAGACTTCATGGTGATCGATGATCACATCAATCTCATGGGTGACAATCCGCTGAAAGGGCCCAACATCGAAGAGTTTGGTCCGCGTTTTCCCGATATGACCGAAGCGTATGATCGAAAGCTTTCAGGAAAGATGGATGAGATTCTCAAGAAAATGGAAACGAAATTTTACCGCGGCGTTTATTGCGGCGTCAGCGGACCGACTTACGAAACTCCCGCCGAAGTTCGCTACCTGCAGCAGCTAGGTGGAAAAGCAGTTGGCATGTCGACGGTGCCCGAAACCATTGCGGCCAATCACTTGGGTCTTCGCGTCTGTGCGCTGTCTTGCATTACAAATTTGGCAGCGGGCCTTTCACAAAATAAACTCTCACACGAGGAAGTCACAGAAACGGCCCGTGCCGTCGAATCAAAATTTGGTCAATTCTTGGTCGAATTTATTTCGAGCCTTGAAGACTGA
- a CDS encoding DNA alkylation repair protein: protein MRKLRTDGWQSSVAWNHYPVALEVTGITLPVQRARFKAGYAELEGLSREEQAAYWIQVWQNSNLMVSLSQAIFFFEMWANERRKLKSSGDVDFVFDPIWTRLLKMVDRLDNWIHSDGLSGLIAAAVEERQRERFPVLVKWNRDKNPWRRRQSVVSLHYYSRFRKVPLPSSKTLPLIENLLDDEHFYVQRGVGWALRECYNVDPKAMMKFLNKHIGRIAPIGYYAAVERLSSKEKARLRELRKKQRQLTPRKKSARAKV, encoded by the coding sequence ATGCGAAAGTTAAGGACTGACGGCTGGCAAAGCAGCGTCGCCTGGAATCACTACCCTGTGGCACTTGAAGTTACAGGGATTACTCTGCCAGTTCAGCGCGCCCGATTCAAAGCAGGCTATGCGGAGCTTGAGGGGCTTTCTCGCGAAGAGCAGGCTGCCTACTGGATTCAAGTTTGGCAGAACTCAAACTTGATGGTGTCACTTTCTCAAGCCATTTTCTTTTTTGAAATGTGGGCTAACGAGCGACGGAAACTTAAATCGAGCGGCGATGTCGACTTTGTGTTCGACCCGATTTGGACAAGACTTTTGAAAATGGTCGACCGGCTAGATAACTGGATTCATTCGGATGGTCTTTCGGGTTTAATCGCGGCAGCGGTAGAAGAACGGCAACGCGAACGCTTTCCCGTCTTGGTAAAATGGAACCGAGATAAAAATCCTTGGCGCCGTAGGCAATCAGTTGTTTCACTTCACTACTATTCGCGGTTCCGCAAAGTTCCACTTCCATCGTCAAAGACACTGCCATTGATCGAAAATCTTTTGGACGATGAACATTTTTACGTCCAACGAGGTGTTGGTTGGGCGCTTCGCGAATGTTACAACGTTGATCCCAAGGCGATGATGAAGTTTCTCAATAAGCACATCGGCCGGATCGCGCCCATTGGCTATTACGCTGCCGTCGAACGACTTTCTTCCAAAGAAAAAGCGCGCCTGCGAGAGCTGAGAAAAAAACAGCGCCAGCTAACACCGCGGAAAAAGTCCGCCCGGGCCAAGGTCTAG